The following coding sequences lie in one Thermomicrobium sp. 4228-Ro genomic window:
- a CDS encoding competence/damage-inducible protein A — protein sequence MDAVVLSIGTELIDGHLTDTNATFLAQELAALGIRLRWISQVGDDLETIVRVLRRAWEDAELIVTTGGIGPTEDDLTREAIATLLEEPLTIDPELAGQIRAFFAARGLVMPERNVKQAYRIPSCEPLPNPIGTAPGWFVRRDQHVIVSMPGVPREMLRMWREQVVPRLLPLLGGGVIRFRTLKTIGLGESLVEERLHDLIARGLPRVATYAKDDGVHVRISVQADDEPTAQRLLAETEQEIRRRLDRHIYGTDDTTLGAAILEPLAATGWCLALVEQGNGGRFAALLAEESAAQQHLRQALVLTEPIAPDTALIEHTRRAARSARESTGAPCAGAIAVRFGSGETADRTPGEAAFVLVTPHGMDEREQTLVTHPQEFRRRVTLWAAEFFLLALREAAARARGSTARSA from the coding sequence ATGGACGCAGTCGTCCTCTCGATCGGTACCGAACTCATCGACGGGCACCTCACCGACACCAATGCTACCTTTCTCGCACAGGAACTCGCGGCGCTCGGTATTCGCCTGCGGTGGATTTCCCAGGTCGGGGACGACCTCGAGACGATCGTCCGCGTCCTGCGCCGTGCCTGGGAGGATGCCGAACTGATCGTCACGACCGGCGGGATCGGCCCGACCGAAGACGACCTGACCCGAGAAGCGATCGCGACCCTCCTGGAGGAGCCGCTCACGATCGACCCGGAACTCGCCGGACAGATCCGCGCCTTCTTCGCGGCGCGCGGGCTGGTCATGCCGGAACGAAACGTGAAGCAAGCCTACCGGATCCCCTCCTGTGAACCGCTTCCCAACCCGATCGGTACGGCACCCGGCTGGTTCGTCCGGCGCGACCAGCACGTGATCGTCAGCATGCCGGGTGTCCCACGGGAGATGCTGCGCATGTGGCGCGAGCAGGTCGTGCCGCGACTGCTGCCCCTCCTCGGTGGCGGTGTCATCCGCTTCCGCACGCTCAAGACGATCGGTTTGGGCGAGTCCCTGGTCGAGGAACGGCTCCACGACTTGATCGCGCGTGGGCTCCCGCGTGTCGCCACCTATGCCAAGGACGACGGTGTGCACGTCCGCATCAGCGTGCAGGCCGACGACGAGCCGACCGCCCAGCGCCTCCTGGCCGAGACCGAGCAGGAAATCCGACGACGGCTCGACCGGCACATCTACGGGACGGACGACACGACGCTCGGCGCGGCCATTCTGGAGCCGCTGGCTGCGACCGGTTGGTGTCTGGCACTCGTCGAGCAGGGGAATGGCGGACGCTTTGCAGCGCTGCTCGCTGAGGAGTCGGCAGCGCAGCAGCACCTCCGACAAGCCCTGGTTCTGACCGAGCCGATCGCTCCGGATACGGCGCTCATCGAGCACACGCGCCGAGCGGCCCGCTCCGCTCGGGAGTCGACCGGCGCTCCGTGCGCGGGAGCGATCGCGGTTCGGTTCGGGTCGGGCGAGACAGCCGACCGGACACCTGGTGAGGCAGCGTTCGTGCTCGTGACGCCGCACGGAATGGACGAACGTGAGCAGACCCTGGTCACGCATCCCCAGGAGTTCCGTCGGCGGGTGACGTTGTGGGCAGCCGAGTTCTTCCTCCTCGCACTGCGGGAGGCGGCGGCACGTGCTCGGGGATCGACCGCCAGGTCCGCCTGA
- the ybeY gene encoding rRNA maturation RNase YbeY — MRRSRLRVSVRISEGLGRPVAVRRLADLLRFAAEREGVSGAVSVWVCSDKEIAELHERFQGIPGPTDVMSFPGDPPYLGDIAVSAQTAAEQARDAGHSVGREIAFLALHGLLHLTGYDDLSEPERSRMLARQEELLRAFEAERPGAWEPKARQSRSDSQE, encoded by the coding sequence ATGAGGCGCTCGCGGCTTCGGGTGAGCGTGCGGATCAGCGAGGGGCTCGGGCGACCGGTCGCCGTACGGCGCCTGGCCGATCTCTTGCGTTTCGCTGCCGAACGTGAGGGGGTCAGCGGTGCGGTGAGCGTCTGGGTCTGCTCGGATAAGGAAATCGCTGAGTTGCACGAGCGTTTCCAGGGTATTCCGGGGCCGACCGACGTGATGAGCTTCCCCGGTGATCCACCGTATCTCGGCGATATCGCCGTCTCCGCCCAGACGGCAGCCGAGCAGGCCCGCGATGCTGGTCACTCGGTAGGACGGGAGATCGCGTTTCTCGCTCTGCACGGCCTCTTGCACCTGACCGGCTACGATGATCTCAGCGAACCGGAACGTTCGCGTATGCTCGCTCGCCAGGAGGAGCTGCTCCGTGCCTTCGAAGCCGAACGACCGGGTGCCTGGGAACCGAAAGCGCGTCAGTCTCGTTCTGACAGTCAAGAATGA
- a CDS encoding glycosyltransferase, which translates to MPSKPNDRVPGNRKRVSLVLTVKNEAASLPELLASVEQQTRRPDEIVVVDGGSQDETVALLERWQDRLPLRIIVLPGATIAEGRNRAVAEATGEIVAVTDGGVILERDWLERLVAPFETAQPPDVVSGFFVADPRTPVELALAVTTLPDVDEVVPARFLPSSRSVAFRRSLFLAGLRYPEWLDYCEDVVFDLRLQRAGARFAFEPGAIVRYRPRRSLGAFALQYFRYARGDGKAGLFAARHAVRYATYLGFLPLVIWLRRWWLFLLAGIGALAYLRRPYRRLWRRRSAFPRRWLAQAALLIPLVRLVGDVAKQAGYPIGLAWRAGRYGLRRTWRSIPEHVPPPPAVRGGRTRLPTTSPADGTPGDA; encoded by the coding sequence GTGCCTTCGAAGCCGAACGACCGGGTGCCTGGGAACCGAAAGCGCGTCAGTCTCGTTCTGACAGTCAAGAATGAAGCGGCATCGCTGCCGGAACTCCTCGCGTCGGTAGAGCAGCAGACGCGACGTCCGGACGAGATTGTCGTCGTCGACGGTGGTTCGCAGGACGAGACGGTGGCGCTGCTCGAGCGCTGGCAGGATCGCCTGCCGCTCCGCATCATCGTCCTGCCGGGAGCGACGATCGCCGAGGGGCGCAACCGGGCGGTCGCTGAAGCGACCGGCGAGATCGTCGCCGTGACCGACGGTGGGGTCATCCTCGAACGGGATTGGCTGGAGCGACTTGTCGCGCCGTTCGAGACAGCCCAGCCTCCAGACGTGGTGAGCGGCTTTTTCGTCGCCGACCCGCGCACGCCGGTCGAGCTGGCGCTGGCCGTCACGACGTTGCCCGATGTGGACGAGGTCGTCCCGGCCCGCTTCTTGCCCTCGAGCCGGTCGGTCGCCTTCCGCCGGAGCCTGTTCCTGGCTGGCCTGCGCTACCCGGAGTGGCTCGATTACTGCGAGGATGTCGTCTTCGACCTCCGGCTCCAGCGCGCGGGTGCCCGGTTCGCTTTCGAGCCAGGCGCGATCGTCCGGTACCGCCCGCGCCGTTCGCTCGGCGCCTTCGCGCTCCAATACTTTCGGTATGCGCGCGGCGACGGGAAGGCGGGCCTGTTCGCGGCTCGCCATGCCGTCCGATATGCGACCTATCTCGGCTTCCTGCCGCTGGTCATCTGGCTCCGGCGCTGGTGGCTCTTTCTGCTCGCGGGGATCGGTGCACTCGCCTACCTCCGGCGGCCGTACCGGCGGCTCTGGAGGCGACGCTCGGCCTTCCCGCGTCGCTGGCTCGCCCAAGCTGCCCTACTGATTCCACTCGTGCGGCTGGTCGGCGATGTCGCCAAACAAGCGGGGTACCCGATCGGGCTCGCCTGGCGCGCGGGTCGCTATGGCCTCAGGCGGACCTGGCGGTCGATCCCCGAGCACGTGCCGCCGCCTCCCGCAGTGCGAGGAGGAAGAACTCGGCTGCCCACAACGTCACCCGCCGACGGAACTCCTGGGGATGCGTGA
- a CDS encoding lysylphosphatidylglycerol synthase transmembrane domain-containing protein: MRAGQHRSRAWRLAAGVAILALLLWRLGPAELGRALGAMPVSVLLPAAALATLLPLCHAWRWRRLLEIADQRVPLLEAIRVTVAASAANYLVPAFGWAPAKVVATRQWLGIGVRRALPTLVIEQALDLAVLASCALVGFWQIRPTVVVPITLVSFRTRSVLGMLVLAGVAGAGLAAALSARVRKFGLEVVTVGYGVLRETWRDPVVWLATVGRWGVELLVLAWLVAAARLPVDWGGLFVLLGGPGIVGALSPIPGGLGIREATGVLLARWLGWDPVVVGAVLAWQRLVTLTGLGAAGVVTSIARRIRQ, from the coding sequence GTGAGGGCGGGGCAGCATCGGTCGCGAGCCTGGCGACTAGCCGCTGGTGTCGCGATCCTGGCGCTATTGCTGTGGCGCTTGGGGCCGGCCGAACTCGGCCGTGCGCTCGGTGCGATGCCGGTGTCCGTCTTGCTTCCCGCTGCGGCTCTGGCGACACTGCTGCCACTCTGTCATGCCTGGCGGTGGCGTCGGTTGCTGGAAATCGCTGACCAGCGGGTTCCGTTGCTCGAAGCGATCCGTGTTACGGTGGCAGCATCTGCCGCCAACTACCTCGTCCCCGCGTTCGGTTGGGCACCGGCGAAGGTCGTCGCGACTCGGCAATGGTTGGGTATCGGGGTGCGGCGAGCGTTGCCGACCCTGGTGATCGAGCAAGCGCTCGATCTCGCGGTGCTCGCAAGCTGCGCGTTGGTCGGCTTCTGGCAGATCCGGCCGACCGTAGTCGTACCGATCACTCTCGTGTCGTTCCGCACGCGTTCCGTGCTCGGTATGCTCGTGCTGGCTGGAGTGGCCGGAGCCGGCCTGGCCGCCGCCCTCTCCGCACGTGTTCGGAAGTTCGGTCTCGAGGTGGTAACGGTCGGTTATGGAGTCCTGCGGGAGACCTGGCGCGACCCGGTCGTCTGGCTCGCGACTGTAGGTCGTTGGGGTGTTGAATTGCTCGTGCTGGCATGGCTCGTCGCCGCTGCCCGGCTTCCGGTCGACTGGGGCGGGCTGTTCGTCTTGCTCGGTGGCCCGGGGATCGTCGGCGCGCTCTCGCCGATCCCAGGCGGTCTCGGTATCCGCGAGGCGACCGGTGTGCTGCTGGCCCGCTGGCTCGGTTGGGATCCCGTCGTGGTCGGGGCGGTTCTGGCCTGGCAACGCCTCGTCACCTTGACCGGATTGGGAGCGGCCGGGGTGGTGACCAGCATCGCGCGGAGAATCCGACAGTGA
- a CDS encoding HD family phosphohydrolase codes for MRSLLRRQRDAVTVFSLAPNQRAREVLLWLGVLLSLWLPTAVLVYGVWEASGVTLRPGQIADRTIKAPYTATFESQLLTQQARQEAYDDARNIVLVRDPSVEAAQLDALNRLLSQIESIRAQRGADLAAATQQAQAALEGLSAEDAQLLVSLSDASWGRIEGEARRLLSTVLAEDVRSDNVAQIKEQLPDRVSLELTAVERRLVVALVRPFIRPNVRIDEEATRAAREAAAQAVPPVMVTVQEGQAIVRDGDPVTPEAIEKLEYFGLLSPRETWPEFLGLLGLLVLWATAFVVALYRSMQHTRQTRQLLLIVGLVVLTVLAGRLVIVVPELRYAFPVAGTVMLLAVLLDFRTATLASWFLALALGILDDFSLLTALVAGFAGLAGAAVVWRAERTMTFLWGGAAVATTTATTALVGLFALGETVVDLPLAGMVLVQSGINGVLSSSLCFLSFSLLGRLLGITTHLQLLELAHPTQPLLARLAREAPGTYHHSLVVGNLAEAAAEAVGADPLLTRVAVLYHDIGKVLHPELYVENQANRVNVHDVLDPVTSARLIKEHVTEGVKLAKRARLPKPIVEIIQQHHGTTLIKYFYAKAKELGLPVEEEEFRYPGPRPQSKEAAIVMLADSVEAAVRAAAQAGKLYDPSDPHATARRLTEIVDRVIRERLEDGQLDESDLTLRQISEIRQVFLSLLEGVYHPRVEYPEVAREPVAAPVDERAAAEA; via the coding sequence GTGCGTTCGCTTCTGCGTAGACAGCGTGACGCGGTTACTGTGTTCTCGCTCGCACCGAACCAGCGTGCCCGTGAGGTTCTGCTCTGGCTCGGTGTGCTCCTGTCCCTCTGGCTCCCGACCGCCGTCCTGGTGTATGGGGTTTGGGAGGCGAGCGGGGTCACGCTACGCCCGGGACAGATCGCTGACCGGACGATCAAGGCTCCCTACACAGCCACGTTCGAGTCACAGCTCCTGACTCAGCAGGCCCGGCAGGAAGCATACGACGATGCACGCAACATCGTGCTCGTCCGCGATCCCTCAGTCGAAGCGGCCCAGCTGGACGCGCTGAACCGTCTCCTCTCGCAAATCGAGTCGATCCGGGCACAGCGTGGGGCTGATCTCGCTGCTGCGACGCAACAGGCCCAGGCTGCCCTGGAAGGGCTGAGTGCCGAGGATGCGCAGCTCCTGGTGAGTCTCTCCGATGCGAGCTGGGGCCGGATCGAAGGCGAAGCTCGCCGTTTGCTCTCGACCGTCTTGGCCGAGGACGTGCGTTCCGACAACGTGGCGCAGATCAAGGAGCAGCTCCCGGATCGAGTCTCGCTCGAATTGACAGCAGTGGAGCGGCGACTCGTTGTCGCGCTGGTGCGGCCGTTCATCCGACCGAACGTACGGATCGACGAGGAAGCGACGCGGGCGGCGCGAGAAGCGGCGGCACAGGCGGTTCCCCCGGTCATGGTCACCGTGCAGGAGGGACAGGCGATCGTCCGCGATGGGGATCCGGTGACTCCGGAGGCGATCGAAAAACTCGAGTATTTCGGCTTGCTGTCGCCGCGCGAGACCTGGCCGGAATTCCTCGGCCTCCTCGGGCTGCTCGTCCTCTGGGCGACCGCTTTCGTGGTCGCGCTCTACCGGTCGATGCAGCATACACGGCAGACGCGTCAGCTGTTGCTGATCGTCGGCTTGGTCGTGCTGACCGTCCTGGCTGGCCGGTTGGTCATCGTCGTTCCGGAGCTTCGCTACGCGTTCCCGGTGGCCGGTACGGTCATGCTCCTGGCTGTGCTGCTCGATTTCCGAACCGCGACACTGGCGAGCTGGTTCCTGGCACTTGCTCTCGGCATCCTCGACGATTTCTCGCTCCTGACCGCGCTGGTCGCCGGCTTCGCTGGTCTGGCCGGTGCGGCAGTCGTCTGGCGTGCCGAGCGAACGATGACCTTCTTGTGGGGCGGCGCCGCGGTGGCTACGACGACTGCGACGACGGCGCTGGTGGGTTTGTTCGCCCTCGGCGAAACGGTGGTGGATCTCCCGCTCGCGGGAATGGTGCTGGTACAGAGCGGCATCAATGGTGTGCTCTCGTCGAGCCTCTGCTTCCTCTCGTTCAGTCTGCTGGGGCGCCTTCTCGGGATCACGACGCATCTCCAGCTTCTCGAGCTGGCTCATCCGACGCAACCTCTCCTGGCACGCCTGGCGCGCGAAGCGCCGGGAACCTACCACCACAGCCTCGTGGTCGGCAACCTCGCTGAGGCTGCGGCCGAAGCGGTCGGCGCTGACCCGCTCCTGACCCGAGTGGCCGTGCTGTACCACGATATCGGTAAAGTGCTGCACCCGGAGCTCTACGTGGAAAACCAAGCGAACCGGGTCAACGTGCACGACGTGCTCGATCCGGTCACCAGTGCCCGGCTGATCAAGGAACACGTCACCGAGGGCGTCAAGCTCGCCAAACGGGCGCGGCTCCCGAAACCGATCGTCGAGATCATCCAGCAACACCACGGCACGACCTTGATCAAGTACTTCTACGCCAAGGCGAAGGAATTGGGGCTGCCGGTCGAGGAGGAAGAGTTCCGGTATCCGGGGCCACGGCCACAATCGAAGGAGGCAGCGATCGTCATGCTGGCCGACAGTGTCGAGGCGGCCGTGCGTGCTGCCGCTCAGGCAGGGAAGCTGTACGACCCGAGCGACCCGCACGCGACCGCACGGCGTTTGACCGAAATCGTCGACCGGGTGATCCGCGAGCGTCTCGAGGACGGCCAGCTGGACGAGTCCGACTTGACGTTGCGGCAGATCAGCGAGATCCGCCAGGTCTTCCTCTCGCTGCTCGAAGGCGTCTATCATCCGCGTGTGGAATATCCCGAGGTGGCCCGCGAACCGGTGGCGGCACCGGTCGACGAACGAGCGGCGGCGGAAGCATGA
- a CDS encoding glycosyltransferase, producing the protein MGEALTDSTELTGGRLRVVRLGLFDRAYARNRTTAAALLAAGAQVADLHVPVVEGIGDRLQPARATRALAQLGRRIVAGEARLLVRAVPALARADLALIGYPGQWDAVLWSPLARRAGCTVLFDPLVSLTETFIEDRRLLSPGSWRARLVRWLDRRAFRAVDVILADTPQQAAYWAALAGLPLDRFLVVPVGADEEVFDPARRAATPCDKSGPLRVLFYGTYSPLHGAETIVEAVHRLERAGEQIALVMIGTGQCEAAVRRRAGELGLAQVTFIPWVPETELPGWIAWADIVLGIFGGTAKAARVVPNKVYQAMAMGATIVTRDSPALRWLAAGEPCAVLVPPGDSEALAGAMRSLRSRDVRDRIGRTARRVFEQRASTRARARALRPLFERIERQQRSTRRRVP; encoded by the coding sequence ATGGGTGAGGCGCTGACGGACTCGACCGAGCTGACCGGCGGTCGCCTCCGCGTTGTCCGTCTCGGGCTCTTCGACAGGGCCTACGCACGGAACCGGACGACGGCAGCAGCGTTGCTCGCGGCCGGGGCGCAGGTTGCCGACCTGCACGTGCCGGTGGTCGAGGGGATCGGCGACCGGCTGCAGCCCGCGCGAGCGACGCGGGCACTCGCGCAGCTGGGCCGGCGGATCGTGGCTGGAGAGGCGAGGCTCCTGGTGCGTGCAGTACCAGCACTGGCGCGGGCCGATCTCGCCTTGATCGGGTATCCCGGCCAGTGGGATGCTGTTCTGTGGTCACCGCTCGCCCGGCGAGCCGGTTGCACGGTGTTGTTCGATCCGCTCGTCTCCCTGACCGAGACGTTCATCGAAGATCGTCGTCTGCTCTCTCCCGGTTCGTGGCGGGCGCGCCTGGTGCGCTGGCTCGACCGGCGTGCCTTTCGCGCCGTCGATGTCATCCTCGCCGATACGCCCCAACAGGCGGCTTATTGGGCAGCTTTGGCGGGACTCCCGCTCGATCGGTTTCTCGTCGTCCCGGTGGGGGCTGACGAGGAAGTATTCGATCCCGCGCGCCGGGCGGCGACCCCGTGCGACAAGTCCGGCCCGTTGCGCGTTCTCTTTTACGGAACGTATAGCCCCCTGCACGGGGCGGAAACGATCGTCGAGGCGGTGCATCGACTGGAACGAGCTGGGGAGCAGATCGCACTGGTCATGATCGGGACTGGGCAGTGCGAGGCGGCGGTGCGACGACGGGCTGGCGAACTCGGCTTGGCGCAGGTGACCTTCATTCCGTGGGTTCCTGAAACGGAACTCCCAGGCTGGATCGCCTGGGCCGATATCGTCCTCGGGATCTTCGGCGGGACTGCCAAGGCTGCTCGAGTGGTGCCGAACAAGGTGTATCAAGCGATGGCGATGGGTGCGACGATCGTCACCCGCGATAGCCCGGCACTGCGCTGGCTGGCGGCAGGAGAGCCGTGCGCGGTACTGGTACCGCCGGGTGACAGCGAGGCGTTGGCCGGAGCGATGCGCTCGCTCCGATCGCGGGACGTGCGTGATCGGATCGGCCGGACAGCACGCCGGGTATTCGAGCAGCGGGCCTCGACGCGGGCGCGCGCACGTGCCTTGCGGCCGCTCTTCGAGCGCATCGAACGGCAACAGCGCAGTACGCGGCGGCGTGTACCGTGA
- a CDS encoding SH3 domain-containing protein, producing MTHIRLCLLLVTVLVLTTGCRVPAALVASLPPTVSTLTVRTTLEQPFYSAADGLTAVAVRLNLPTSFGPNERPSLGGGAILRVFYAPEVDPRYPDNDFYAWPATQGWIGELLPSRVVEQTFLSRYPGLDGITVRVGTFGADVGTGIGRLREDLTALVREAPIAGRELASLAGGSSVEVLGSREGWIRVRLADGREGYIDRSAFAYLPEPVRKNEGTLVLRLYDERTGALLRESRLDVSTLTDESHVTFRFEPIADSYRETYRFTIEAVGSSPGHAVTLWGDPTSGDLVFRPSYAPMMLAEAPLDTGRWSGVEGTLEVRFAPIRPTRDTYLRIVIQAGDRPLIVHWSNVRPPGNLPLVSQDDPGIWGGVVFNARYAQDLPILRIGHDALFRAARLLSRDVPLLVGYFVVLSLVLAAIVWSWRYGGRRTVAS from the coding sequence ATGACGCACATCCGGCTGTGCCTGCTGCTCGTCACGGTGCTCGTCCTGACTACTGGTTGTCGCGTGCCGGCGGCGCTCGTCGCGTCCTTGCCACCGACCGTGAGTACCCTGACCGTTCGGACGACACTCGAGCAGCCGTTCTACTCGGCAGCCGATGGGCTGACGGCGGTGGCGGTGCGGTTGAATCTTCCAACCAGTTTCGGCCCCAACGAGCGTCCGTCGCTCGGCGGTGGGGCGATCCTGCGGGTCTTCTACGCGCCTGAGGTCGATCCGCGCTATCCCGACAACGATTTCTACGCCTGGCCGGCGACGCAGGGCTGGATCGGCGAACTCCTGCCGAGCCGCGTCGTCGAGCAGACGTTTCTGTCCCGGTATCCCGGTCTCGACGGTATCACGGTCCGTGTCGGAACATTCGGTGCAGACGTCGGTACGGGAATCGGCCGCCTGCGCGAGGATCTGACAGCGCTCGTCCGGGAAGCACCGATCGCTGGTCGCGAGCTCGCGAGTCTTGCCGGGGGCAGCTCCGTCGAAGTGCTCGGGAGCCGGGAAGGCTGGATTCGCGTGCGGCTCGCCGATGGCCGCGAGGGGTATATCGACCGGAGTGCCTTCGCGTACCTCCCCGAGCCCGTGCGAAAGAACGAAGGAACACTCGTCCTGCGGCTCTACGACGAGCGGACCGGTGCTTTGCTGCGTGAGTCGCGACTGGACGTATCTACTCTGACCGACGAGAGCCACGTCACGTTCCGGTTCGAGCCGATTGCGGACTCCTACCGTGAGACCTACCGGTTCACGATCGAAGCCGTCGGCTCCTCGCCCGGCCATGCGGTCACCCTCTGGGGTGATCCGACGAGCGGTGACCTGGTCTTCCGGCCCAGCTATGCGCCGATGATGCTGGCGGAAGCCCCTCTCGATACGGGCCGCTGGTCGGGGGTGGAAGGGACGCTCGAGGTTCGCTTCGCGCCGATCCGGCCGACACGCGATACCTACCTGCGGATCGTCATTCAAGCGGGTGACCGTCCCCTCATCGTGCACTGGTCGAACGTGCGCCCACCTGGGAACCTGCCGCTCGTCAGTCAAGATGACCCGGGCATTTGGGGTGGGGTCGTGTTCAACGCCCGGTACGCTCAAGATCTGCCGATTCTGCGGATCGGCCACGACGCGCTTTTCCGGGCGGCCCGGCTCCTTTCTCGTGATGTGCCCCTGCTGGTGGGGTATTTCGTGGTGCTGAGTCTCGTTCTCGCCGCCATTGTCTGGAGCTGGAGGTACGGTGGTCGTCGAACGGTCGCGTCGTGA
- a CDS encoding class I SAM-dependent methyltransferase, translating to MVVERSRRECVLCGTAFMGRSFLCPSCSARYRRQRPDRVLRRRFYEAVDRQYPGWANTYGSYNPPFGLLRVLDRLPRSLRILELGCGGGALLRDLAARGFIHLVGLDLAQTALAEARRRGTPARLVLAEAESLPFAAETFDLVIAADLIEHVDDLDAHLTEVARVLRSGGLYLVKTPNRPLAELYYRLAGLDDYPFWHPSMLSPRELRQLFARHGFTVRFVAQPRLTPAQLRKVPTRMLRFLAARLPIGNLPVLLRPHLEVVATRW from the coding sequence GTGGTCGTCGAACGGTCGCGTCGTGAGTGTGTCCTCTGTGGGACAGCGTTCATGGGGCGGAGCTTCCTGTGTCCTTCGTGTAGTGCTCGCTACCGTCGCCAGCGTCCGGATCGTGTCCTCCGCCGTCGCTTCTACGAGGCGGTCGACCGACAGTACCCGGGCTGGGCGAACACGTATGGCAGCTACAATCCACCGTTCGGCTTGCTTCGGGTGCTCGACCGTCTCCCGCGCTCGCTCCGGATTCTGGAGCTCGGTTGTGGGGGTGGGGCGCTCTTGCGTGATCTCGCCGCGCGCGGTTTCATCCACCTGGTCGGCCTGGACCTCGCGCAGACAGCGCTCGCCGAAGCGAGACGACGCGGAACACCTGCGCGTCTCGTCCTGGCTGAAGCCGAGTCCCTGCCGTTCGCGGCTGAGACGTTCGATCTCGTCATCGCGGCCGATCTCATCGAGCACGTGGACGATCTGGACGCGCACCTCACTGAGGTAGCGCGTGTCCTGCGGTCAGGCGGGCTGTATCTCGTGAAGACACCGAACCGTCCGCTGGCTGAGCTCTATTACCGGCTCGCTGGACTGGACGACTACCCGTTCTGGCACCCGTCGATGCTCTCGCCACGCGAGTTGCGTCAGCTGTTCGCTCGTCACGGCTTCACGGTCCGTTTCGTCGCGCAACCACGCCTGACTCCGGCACAGCTGCGGAAAGTGCCGACACGGATGCTCCGCTTCTTGGCGGCGCGACTCCCGATCGGCAATCTGCCTGTTCTGCTGCGACCGCATCTCGAGGTGGTGGCAACGCGCTGGTAG
- a CDS encoding class I SAM-dependent methyltransferase, which yields MTADTSIFEHVPCGLCGADDPEPLLWVEDLRFGTLPFPIQLVCCRHCGFRYLTPQPRPGCEMAFYPDDYEPHRRMNLTARARRLLLRHEVHQLWPFLAPPRRILEVGCATGELLQCIREAGNPRVVGVEPDPKAAATARTRGLAVLTGTLDEVAFPSASFDTVLLQHVLEHLARPRQALERIGQLLRPGGTLIVWVPNGASWAAALFGPAWMGYDPPRHRSVFTPATLQRLLSETGFTVIDEEHEWHGLEWSWGVRLLARQAGATALERFLARAHFPLIVLATPVAALAALARRSGRIRVVARKRT from the coding sequence ATGACGGCTGACACGAGCATCTTCGAGCACGTTCCCTGTGGCCTCTGCGGTGCCGACGACCCGGAGCCGCTCCTTTGGGTCGAGGACCTCCGCTTCGGGACGTTGCCGTTCCCGATCCAGCTGGTCTGCTGCCGTCACTGCGGTTTTCGCTATCTCACCCCGCAGCCCCGGCCAGGCTGCGAGATGGCCTTCTATCCGGACGACTACGAACCGCATCGCCGGATGAACCTGACCGCTCGCGCCCGGCGTCTCCTGCTCCGTCACGAGGTCCACCAACTCTGGCCGTTCCTCGCCCCGCCACGACGCATCCTCGAAGTCGGTTGCGCGACCGGTGAACTCCTCCAATGCATCCGCGAGGCTGGAAACCCACGCGTCGTGGGCGTGGAACCCGACCCGAAGGCTGCCGCGACGGCGCGAACGCGCGGGCTCGCGGTTCTGACTGGTACCCTGGACGAGGTCGCTTTTCCGTCCGCCAGCTTCGACACGGTGCTCCTGCAGCACGTCCTCGAGCATCTCGCCCGCCCCCGGCAGGCGCTCGAACGGATCGGCCAGCTGCTGCGGCCCGGCGGCACGCTCATCGTGTGGGTACCGAACGGTGCTTCGTGGGCCGCTGCACTGTTCGGCCCCGCCTGGATGGGCTACGACCCCCCGCGACACCGGAGCGTCTTCACACCGGCCACCCTCCAGCGCCTGCTCTCGGAGACGGGTTTCACGGTCATCGACGAGGAACACGAGTGGCACGGGCTCGAGTGGTCGTGGGGGGTTCGCTTGCTGGCGCGACAGGCCGGCGCGACCGCACTCGAGCGGTTCCTCGCCCGGGCTCATTTCCCGCTCATCGTGCTCGCGACGCCGGTCGCTGCGCTCGCGGCGCTCGCCCGTCGCTCGGGGCGCATCCGGGTCGTCGCCCGCAAGCGGACGTGA
- a CDS encoding GatB/YqeY domain-containing protein encodes MSTLAERLLADLQDAVRTGDATKREVIRFLRAEIKNREIDKGRPLTDDEIIEVIRRQIKMRREAIEQFAQGGRQDLVEREEAQIKVLESYLPQQLSPQELLDLARTVVRELGATGPRDMGRVMPVLRERVGPRAEGRAIAEAAQRALAEAAQAAQ; translated from the coding sequence GTGAGTACGCTAGCAGAACGGTTGCTCGCTGATCTGCAAGATGCTGTTCGCACCGGTGATGCCACCAAGCGCGAGGTCATACGGTTCCTGCGTGCTGAGATCAAGAATCGGGAGATCGACAAAGGGCGCCCCTTGACGGACGACGAGATCATCGAGGTGATCCGTCGTCAGATCAAGATGCGGCGCGAGGCGATCGAGCAGTTCGCACAGGGCGGACGGCAGGACCTGGTCGAGCGCGAGGAAGCGCAGATCAAGGTGCTCGAGTCGTACCTACCGCAGCAGCTCTCGCCCCAGGAACTCCTCGACCTCGCTCGTACCGTCGTGCGAGAACTCGGAGCGACCGGTCCGCGCGACATGGGGCGCGTGATGCCGGTCTTGCGGGAACGAGTCGGCCCACGGGCTGAGGGGCGAGCCATCGCCGAGGCGGCGCAGCGGGCACTTGCCGAGGCGGCCCAAGCTGCGCAGTGA